The following proteins are co-located in the Candidatus Planktophila lacus genome:
- a CDS encoding M23 family metallopeptidase, whose protein sequence is MVFISAAPANAAPNYIFPVADCAVKYVKAHHDYAANDIEAKKGCKFVSPVNGVIDEVNRVDNWSGKTNLGIDRGGLYVSVIGEDGVRYYGSHLTSVVASIQPGLTVKAGQILGRVGSTGSARGTSPHLHFGISWPTPSEPNVWWVRRGVVAPWKYLDAWKAGKDLSPAKAVAAALVKNGEIPPLPKK, encoded by the coding sequence ATGGTCTTTATCTCTGCAGCCCCGGCAAACGCTGCGCCAAATTACATTTTCCCAGTTGCAGATTGTGCGGTTAAATATGTAAAGGCCCATCACGACTATGCAGCAAATGATATTGAAGCCAAGAAAGGTTGCAAATTCGTCTCGCCAGTAAATGGCGTCATCGATGAAGTTAATCGCGTTGACAACTGGAGTGGTAAAACCAACCTGGGTATTGATCGCGGTGGTTTATATGTATCTGTAATTGGTGAAGACGGCGTTCGTTATTACGGCTCGCACTTAACTTCGGTTGTCGCATCGATTCAACCGGGCCTTACTGTGAAAGCTGGGCAAATTCTGGGAAGAGTTGGCTCAACTGGTAGCGCACGTGGAACATCACCACACCTTCACTTTGGAATCTCTTGGCCAACGCCAAGTGAGCCGAATGTCTGGTGGGTACGTCGCGGAGTTGTTGCGCCTTGGAAATATTTAGATGCCTGGAAAGCTGGAAAAGATTTATCGCCGGCTAAGGCAGTTGCTGCGGCGCTTGTTAAGAACGGTGAGATTCCACCACTTCCTAAGAAGTAA
- a CDS encoding cold-shock protein, protein MATGTVKWFNSEKGFGFIAVDGGGQDVFVHYSAIQGNGYKSLEEGQSVSFEVVQGPKGPQADAVNAN, encoded by the coding sequence ATGGCAACAGGTACAGTTAAGTGGTTCAACTCTGAAAAGGGTTTCGGTTTCATTGCAGTTGATGGTGGCGGACAAGATGTATTCGTTCACTACTCAGCAATCCAAGGAAACGGTTACAAGTCCCTTGAAGAGGGTCAGTCAGTTTCATTCGAGGTCGTACAGGGTCCAAAGGGTCCTCAGGCCGATGCAGTGAACGCTAACTAA
- a CDS encoding DUF3145 family protein, giving the protein MQELNPSGQNRDRLKESVAGLLVIHSAPNALRPHIEWGLQSILGTWLTLQWRDQPCAPGTYRTTVEFRDVRGSAAKIASALRGWHYLRFEVREESELGGEFYRSTPELGIHRASIDGLGNIVLTEHQITEALAKGFDDLSIRDAIDEILGNQWERELAPFREVEIDQIIQLRAI; this is encoded by the coding sequence ATGCAAGAGCTAAATCCATCTGGCCAGAACAGAGACCGTTTAAAGGAATCTGTCGCCGGTTTACTTGTCATACATAGCGCACCTAATGCGCTACGCCCACACATCGAATGGGGCTTGCAATCAATCTTAGGTACTTGGCTAACTTTGCAATGGCGTGATCAACCATGTGCACCAGGAACATATAGAACAACTGTTGAATTTCGAGATGTGCGAGGAAGCGCTGCGAAGATTGCATCTGCACTTCGTGGCTGGCACTACTTGAGATTTGAAGTTCGCGAAGAATCCGAACTCGGGGGAGAGTTCTATCGATCAACTCCCGAGCTCGGAATTCATCGCGCAAGTATTGATGGACTTGGCAATATTGTTTTGACCGAACATCAAATTACGGAAGCGCTCGCCAAAGGCTTTGACGATCTTTCGATTCGCGATGCGATCGATGAAATTCTGGGAAATCAATGGGAAAGAGAGTTAGCCCCATTTAGAGAAGTCGAAATCGATCAGATAATTCAACTCCGGGCGATCTAA
- a CDS encoding SIMPL domain-containing protein (The SIMPL domain is named for its presence in mouse protein SIMPL (signalling molecule that associates with mouse pelle-like kinase). Bacterial member BP26, from Brucella, was shown to assemble into a channel-like structure, while YggE from E. coli has been associated with resistance to oxidative stress.), with translation MTIPESPIIQIERRKAIALFASVLILAVALFGGLVKIGWGISARTDSGIVVTGSARTEAVADNAVWTLSVSLSRPKVADAVSKVGSDVEAVTKYLTDGGIPSEALTLGPVSTYGQEEWVNGNSTGRILNYRASRDVTVRTKDVELVSKLSQGIGSILQSGVNVNNYGPQYYISTLAELRPQLLEEAMKDAKVRADAITKAVGSHVGVVTGVKSGVFQVTTPDSTMTSDGGAYDTTTIKKTVTSTVSVTFTVNND, from the coding sequence ATGACAATCCCAGAGAGCCCAATTATCCAAATCGAACGCCGTAAAGCGATCGCTTTATTTGCATCTGTATTAATCCTCGCCGTTGCTTTATTCGGGGGATTGGTGAAGATCGGTTGGGGCATTTCTGCGCGCACTGATAGCGGAATAGTTGTAACTGGTTCGGCGCGCACTGAAGCCGTCGCCGATAACGCGGTATGGACTCTCTCTGTCTCGCTATCTCGTCCTAAGGTTGCGGATGCAGTTTCAAAGGTCGGCAGCGATGTTGAAGCAGTCACTAAGTATTTAACTGATGGCGGAATCCCATCAGAGGCTCTAACTCTGGGACCAGTTTCAACTTATGGCCAAGAAGAATGGGTCAACGGAAATTCGACTGGTCGCATCCTTAACTACCGCGCTAGTCGCGATGTAACGGTGCGCACCAAAGATGTTGAGTTGGTCTCTAAACTTTCTCAAGGTATCGGAAGCATTTTGCAATCAGGTGTAAATGTAAATAACTACGGTCCGCAGTATTACATCTCAACTTTGGCTGAACTTCGCCCGCAGTTATTGGAAGAGGCAATGAAAGATGCCAAGGTGCGCGCTGATGCGATCACCAAAGCCGTGGGCAGTCACGTCGGCGTAGTCACAGGTGTAAAGAGCGGTGTATTTCAGGTGACAACGCCAGATTCGACTATGACTTCCGATGGTGGCGCTTATGACACTACAACGATTAAAAAGACTGTTACATCGACTGTCTCGGTTACCTTTACGGTAAATAACGACTAA
- a CDS encoding cupin domain-containing protein: protein MASRPEELIAYFGMKPLPVEETYFINTYISDAKTAEGGPAGTAGLGLYLSAPRSASTAHVLTLDEVWHFYEGDPVALYEFHPDGTARTILLGRDIAAGQVMQHTIKAGVIQAGEVAPGGTWSLFACTMSPGFTATCFKGTTKSELRGKYAGYEEIIERMGVTDGHETSLPADYVNERFKS, encoded by the coding sequence ATGGCCTCACGTCCGGAAGAGTTAATTGCCTATTTCGGCATGAAGCCCTTGCCGGTTGAAGAGACTTACTTCATCAATACCTATATCTCTGATGCTAAGACCGCCGAAGGCGGTCCCGCTGGCACTGCAGGCTTAGGTCTTTATTTATCTGCGCCGCGCAGTGCTTCTACTGCACACGTTCTTACTTTGGATGAAGTCTGGCATTTCTATGAAGGCGATCCTGTTGCGCTTTACGAATTTCATCCTGACGGAACAGCGCGCACAATTTTATTGGGACGCGATATCGCTGCAGGACAAGTTATGCAGCACACCATCAAGGCTGGAGTTATCCAAGCCGGTGAAGTCGCACCTGGTGGCACATGGTCACTCTTTGCCTGCACTATGTCGCCAGGATTTACCGCAACTTGTTTTAAAGGTACAACTAAATCTGAGCTCCGCGGAAAGTATGCGGGTTACGAAGAAATCATCGAACGAATGGGCGTTACTGATGGACATGAAACTTCGCTACCTGCAGATTACGTAAACGAGCGATTTAAAAGCTAG
- a CDS encoding acyl-CoA carboxylase subunit beta, with product MVHKEVDPRDPELRIQRLLDPGSVSLLVERTDCGMIAATGAIKGNRVVVFASDATIKSGALGVAGSKVIVEAYKEAMAKQLPIIGIWHSGGARLSDGVSSLDAFGEVFQSMILASGRIPQLSLVLGPTAGGGAYGPALTDIVVLAPEGRIFVTGPDVVKSVTGEDVDMASLGGPEAHSKNSGVAHVIASSEDEAFAEIRDVTSLFANQGHMDTDIPDLDLSTFVPPVSKRSYEVHPLIDAILDKDGEKLELLPVWAENMTTVLGRFGGRSVGVIANNPAHIGGVLDSAAGEKAARFVRTCDAFGIPLIVIADVTGFLPGAGQEWEGAVRRGAKLLHAFGEAVVPRVTLITRRAYGGAFVAMNAKSLGATRVFAWPNAEVSVMGAVAAVRVLHRRILADLAPEQREAMELELAAEHDKISGGVARAVEIGAVDEIIDPKVTRSALARTIAAAPHRRGAHGNIPL from the coding sequence ATGGTCCACAAAGAGGTCGACCCGCGCGATCCCGAATTAAGAATTCAACGTTTACTCGATCCAGGTAGCGTATCTCTACTCGTTGAACGCACCGATTGCGGAATGATCGCAGCAACTGGCGCAATTAAAGGAAATCGCGTTGTTGTCTTTGCATCTGATGCCACAATTAAAAGCGGTGCCCTTGGGGTCGCAGGTTCAAAGGTAATTGTTGAAGCATATAAAGAAGCGATGGCTAAGCAGCTTCCCATCATCGGTATCTGGCACTCAGGTGGTGCGCGTTTAAGTGATGGCGTTTCTTCCCTTGATGCTTTCGGTGAAGTTTTTCAATCAATGATTTTGGCAAGCGGTCGCATCCCACAGCTATCTCTAGTTCTTGGACCAACTGCTGGTGGCGGTGCTTACGGGCCAGCACTTACCGACATCGTTGTCCTCGCACCCGAAGGTCGAATCTTTGTTACCGGCCCCGACGTTGTTAAATCTGTGACAGGTGAAGATGTGGATATGGCTTCCCTTGGCGGCCCAGAGGCACACAGTAAAAATAGCGGCGTTGCACATGTGATCGCATCATCGGAAGATGAAGCGTTCGCTGAAATTCGCGATGTGACATCACTTTTTGCAAATCAAGGCCATATGGATACAGATATTCCCGACTTAGATCTTTCAACCTTCGTTCCGCCTGTAAGCAAGCGTAGTTACGAAGTTCATCCACTTATTGATGCGATCTTGGATAAAGATGGCGAGAAGTTAGAGCTGCTGCCAGTTTGGGCCGAAAATATGACAACGGTGCTGGGTCGCTTTGGCGGGCGCAGCGTTGGCGTTATTGCAAATAATCCGGCACATATTGGTGGTGTTTTAGATTCAGCAGCTGGCGAGAAAGCAGCGCGCTTTGTGCGCACTTGTGATGCCTTTGGAATTCCGCTAATTGTTATCGCAGACGTTACTGGCTTTCTTCCTGGCGCTGGCCAAGAGTGGGAAGGTGCGGTGCGTCGTGGCGCTAAGTTATTGCACGCCTTTGGTGAAGCAGTTGTACCGCGCGTAACTTTGATAACACGTCGCGCATACGGCGGAGCATTTGTGGCGATGAACGCTAAATCACTTGGTGCAACGCGAGTATTTGCTTGGCCTAACGCAGAGGTTTCGGTGATGGGCGCAGTTGCTGCAGTGCGCGTACTGCATCGTCGGATACTTGCTGACCTTGCACCTGAACAACGTGAGGCGATGGAGTTAGAACTTGCTGCAGAACACGACAAGATTTCTGGTGGAGTTGCCCGCGCTGTTGAAATCGGTGCGGTTGATGAAATTATCGATCCGAAAGTTACAAGATCTGCACTTGCTAGAACTATTGCTGCTGCGCCACATCGCCGCGGTGCCCACGGAAATATCCCGCTTTAA
- the fabF gene encoding beta-ketoacyl-ACP synthase II produces MSQRRVVVTGLGATTPLGGDVASTWAALIAGKSGVRLLTEDWRELLPVHFAARVDTEPADQMERVEMRRLDRSEQFALVASREAWKDAGTPDVDKERLGVVIASGIGGVITLLDQFDNLKEKGARGVSPHTVPMLMPNGPAANVGLELQARAGVHTPVSACASGAEAIGYALEMIRSNRADVIVSGGVEAAIHQLPMAGFAAMKALSTRNDAPERASRPYDADRDGFVLGEGGGILVLEEYEHAKARGAKIYCELVGQGLSSDGYHIAAPDPDGSGVQRAIKFALQDAKLSIKDIVHLNAHATSTPAGDVAEANALRLALGVDADHVAVSATKSMTGHLLGGAGAIESVFIVKALQERLAPPTINIENLDPAVTIDVVRDTPRSLPAGQIAALNDSFGFGGHNVVLAFATL; encoded by the coding sequence ATGTCTCAACGTCGCGTAGTCGTCACAGGTCTTGGTGCAACTACTCCACTTGGTGGAGATGTTGCATCGACTTGGGCTGCACTAATCGCCGGTAAGAGCGGAGTCCGTCTTCTAACTGAAGATTGGCGCGAACTCTTGCCTGTGCACTTCGCAGCGCGCGTTGATACAGAACCTGCCGATCAGATGGAGCGCGTTGAGATGCGCCGCCTTGATCGCTCAGAACAATTTGCTCTAGTTGCATCCCGTGAAGCCTGGAAAGATGCAGGTACACCAGATGTTGATAAGGAAAGACTCGGCGTCGTAATCGCTTCCGGTATTGGTGGCGTTATTACCTTGCTAGATCAATTCGATAATTTGAAAGAGAAAGGCGCACGCGGAGTCAGTCCTCACACTGTTCCGATGTTGATGCCCAATGGACCTGCTGCAAACGTTGGTCTAGAACTGCAAGCCCGCGCCGGAGTCCACACACCGGTAAGCGCATGTGCATCAGGTGCTGAAGCAATTGGTTATGCACTTGAAATGATCCGCTCAAATCGCGCCGATGTAATTGTTAGCGGCGGCGTTGAAGCAGCAATTCACCAACTTCCGATGGCCGGCTTTGCTGCAATGAAGGCGCTTTCTACCCGCAACGATGCGCCAGAGCGCGCATCACGTCCTTACGATGCTGACCGTGATGGTTTTGTACTCGGTGAAGGCGGCGGAATATTAGTTCTTGAAGAGTACGAGCACGCTAAAGCACGTGGCGCCAAGATTTACTGCGAACTAGTTGGCCAAGGGCTTTCCTCAGATGGTTATCACATCGCAGCTCCGGACCCAGATGGTTCAGGTGTGCAGCGCGCAATTAAATTTGCGCTACAAGATGCCAAGCTTTCAATAAAAGATATTGTTCACTTAAACGCTCATGCGACTTCAACTCCAGCAGGCGATGTTGCTGAAGCAAATGCGTTGCGCTTAGCACTCGGCGTCGACGCAGACCACGTTGCAGTATCTGCAACTAAATCAATGACCGGACATCTACTTGGTGGCGCAGGTGCAATTGAATCTGTATTCATTGTTAAGGCGCTACAAGAACGTCTTGCTCCTCCAACAATTAATATTGAGAATTTAGATCCTGCAGTGACTATCGATGTGGTGCGCGACACTCCACGCTCATTGCCTGCTGGACAAATCGCGGCGCTCAATGATTCCTTTGGTTTTGGCGGCCACAACGTTGTATTGGCTTTCGCAACTCTATAA
- a CDS encoding acyl carrier protein yields MALLAADVLAGIKEIVEEVAGIPAASIELDKNFTDDLEVDSLSMVEVVVACEERFGVKIPDEKVTDLATVGDAVNFIVSAAV; encoded by the coding sequence ATGGCACTTTTAGCCGCAGATGTACTTGCAGGAATCAAAGAGATCGTTGAAGAAGTTGCTGGTATTCCAGCTGCATCAATCGAACTCGATAAAAACTTCACTGACGACCTAGAAGTAGATTCACTTAGCATGGTCGAAGTTGTAGTTGCCTGCGAAGAGCGCTTTGGCGTGAAGATTCCTGACGAGAAGGTAACTGATCTTGCAACAGTAGGAGATGCAGTTAACTTCATCGTTAGCGCTGCCGTATAA
- a CDS encoding beta-ketoacyl-ACP synthase III has protein sequence MAIKVKTGSESTILSVGAYRPSRLVPNSEIVDLIDSSDEWIVQRTGIESRRFASADESVVDMAIGAAEQALTRAKLTIKDIDTVVVATITYPHQAPSAATAVIQRMGNPTAAALDISAACAGFCYGVAMAHDMVRAGSATKVLVIGVEKISDFTDPTDRATAFIFADGAGAVVIGESTEPGIGPVEWGSDSENRDAILMNPSWIDVRNTETQLTKADVKWPNITQEGQKVFRWAVFSMSKAALKALDSAGLSVNEIDAFIPHQANVRIIETMAKEMKLPESVVIADDIRTNGNTSAASIPLAMDALLAKHPELHGKIALLIGYGAGLVYAGQVVKLPPKP, from the coding sequence ATGGCGATCAAAGTAAAAACTGGTAGCGAGAGCACAATTTTATCGGTCGGTGCTTATCGCCCATCTCGCCTTGTTCCAAATTCGGAGATCGTAGATTTAATTGATTCCAGTGATGAATGGATTGTGCAGCGCACCGGAATTGAATCTCGTCGCTTTGCTAGCGCAGATGAATCAGTTGTCGATATGGCGATCGGCGCAGCAGAACAAGCGCTAACTCGTGCCAAACTGACAATCAAAGATATTGATACCGTCGTTGTGGCAACTATTACTTATCCGCACCAAGCACCATCTGCAGCAACTGCAGTTATTCAGCGAATGGGGAATCCAACTGCGGCTGCGCTCGACATTAGCGCTGCCTGCGCAGGGTTCTGTTACGGGGTAGCCATGGCACACGACATGGTGCGCGCCGGTAGCGCGACGAAAGTTCTCGTAATCGGTGTAGAAAAGATTTCGGATTTCACCGACCCAACTGATCGCGCAACGGCATTTATCTTCGCCGATGGCGCTGGCGCCGTCGTGATTGGTGAATCAACTGAACCAGGAATTGGCCCAGTTGAATGGGGATCTGACTCGGAAAATCGCGATGCCATCTTGATGAATCCATCATGGATTGACGTTCGCAACACTGAAACTCAATTAACTAAGGCAGATGTTAAGTGGCCGAATATCACGCAAGAAGGTCAGAAGGTTTTCCGCTGGGCCGTGTTCTCAATGAGTAAGGCAGCGCTTAAGGCACTTGATTCAGCCGGCTTATCGGTAAACGAGATTGATGCATTTATTCCACACCAAGCAAATGTGCGCATCATCGAAACTATGGCGAAAGAGATGAAGTTGCCAGAGTCAGTTGTGATTGCAGATGACATTCGCACAAATGGAAATACCTCTGCCGCATCAATCCCCCTTGCGATGGATGCGCTCCTGGCAAAACACCCCGAACTTCACGGCAAGATTGCGCTCTTAATCGGATATGGCGCAGGTCTCGTTTACGCGGGGCAAGTTGTGAAATTACCCCCTAAACCATAA
- a CDS encoding ACP S-malonyltransferase, with product MLALVAPGQGAQTPGMLEPWIQDPAAKLLVQQWSHEIGLDLVRLGTTADAEEIKDTANAQPLIVAAGLLGARALNKENNLAFVAGHSVGEITAAALAGVINDLDAMKLVRARGIEMAKAAAIKPAGMAAVLGGDREVVLRAIADLGLVAANDNGAGQIVAAGDLDALSQLAPEGARVRALAVAGAFHTSYMEPAVAPLRALAASLEVQDPKCGVISNKDGAVIRNGREILDRIVAQISNPVRWDLCMTTLTENVSGALEVPPAGTLVGLLKRAAPIVETFALKAVADLALADEFALRHNQEVSN from the coding sequence ATGCTCGCATTAGTTGCACCAGGTCAAGGCGCCCAGACTCCAGGAATGCTGGAGCCATGGATACAAGATCCTGCCGCCAAGCTCCTTGTGCAGCAGTGGTCACACGAAATAGGACTTGATCTAGTTCGCTTAGGCACAACCGCTGATGCCGAAGAAATTAAAGACACCGCAAATGCCCAACCGTTAATTGTTGCTGCTGGTTTACTTGGTGCTCGGGCACTCAATAAAGAAAATAACCTTGCATTTGTCGCAGGTCATTCAGTAGGTGAAATCACCGCTGCTGCCCTAGCAGGAGTTATTAACGACCTGGATGCGATGAAGTTGGTACGTGCTCGTGGAATTGAAATGGCAAAAGCCGCTGCAATTAAACCGGCTGGGATGGCGGCGGTCTTAGGTGGAGATCGTGAAGTCGTACTTCGTGCAATTGCAGATCTTGGATTGGTCGCGGCAAACGATAACGGCGCTGGACAAATTGTTGCTGCGGGAGATTTAGATGCGCTTTCGCAGTTAGCACCCGAAGGCGCACGTGTGCGCGCTCTTGCTGTCGCTGGGGCATTTCACACTTCCTATATGGAACCTGCGGTTGCACCGCTTCGCGCACTTGCTGCTTCACTTGAGGTGCAAGATCCAAAGTGTGGCGTTATTTCTAATAAAGATGGTGCGGTAATTCGCAATGGACGTGAAATCTTAGATCGCATCGTTGCGCAGATCTCTAACCCAGTTCGTTGGGATCTCTGTATGACAACGCTCACCGAGAACGTATCCGGTGCGCTAGAAGTTCCACCTGCTGGAACTCTGGTTGGCTTGTTAAAGCGTGCGGCGCCAATTGTTGAAACCTTTGCGCTCAAGGCAGTTGCTGATCTTGCGTTAGCCGATGAATTTGCACTGCGACATAACCAAGAAGTAAGTAATTAA
- the glgX gene encoding glycogen debranching protein GlgX: MWSNAADAIELCLFNEANGKLVETRFAMSHRNGPIWHGYLAGVKAGQRYGYRVYGPWQPENGVRFNAAKLLIDPYTHQLDGQLEYVPEIYGHVASDAVGSGDNTVRDDRDSAGSVPYSVVTNHPVREIHRPLVPWANTLIYEAHVQGLTAKNEEIPANERGTYKALGHPSTIAHLKKLGVTALELLPIHSYLTEPSIWDRGRKNHWGYNAIAFSAPHGAYAATADPISELQEAVDRLHENDIEVILDVVYNHTAEGGVGGPTLSFKGIDNKAWYRQDGQGNYIDVTGCGNTLASSNPHAVRHIVDSLRWWVEVIGVDGFRFDLAAALYTSHSAFNSSLMSAIEADSVLRNFKMIAEPWDVTRYSLGDFPHPWREWNDAYRDSVRQFWLGDLARGYGEGVADIASRISGSSDIFYYRGPTSSINFITAHDGFTLADLVMYQDKHNGPNQEDSKDGHNDNRSWNLGVEGPSNDPLVKAHRHQLKKSMMATLLLSSGVPMMTMGDEIGRTQNGSNNGYSLPRDMNPLMEDSEANFLGGWANKWKLNEEESDLFDAVSELAHIRKQYLEGVAHEFFTGTVDAGTKRKDIAWFSLGGHEMHEDHWQDGEKRSLTVFIEAGSERGLLLLLNSSKSETPFTLPDENWGHSFRRIFDAATPVQTHEPIIRPPASKVDVAAHCAQVWLVTRN, from the coding sequence ATCTGGTCTAACGCCGCAGATGCCATCGAGCTCTGCCTCTTCAATGAGGCCAATGGCAAGTTAGTTGAAACTCGCTTTGCGATGTCACATCGCAATGGCCCGATCTGGCACGGGTACTTAGCGGGAGTAAAGGCCGGCCAGCGTTATGGCTATCGCGTCTACGGCCCATGGCAACCTGAAAATGGTGTGCGCTTTAACGCGGCAAAACTATTGATCGATCCTTACACCCATCAACTAGATGGCCAATTGGAATATGTCCCTGAAATTTATGGACATGTCGCAAGTGACGCAGTCGGAAGCGGCGATAACACGGTGCGCGATGATCGCGATAGCGCAGGCTCTGTTCCTTACTCCGTCGTTACAAACCATCCGGTGCGCGAGATACATCGTCCGCTTGTTCCTTGGGCAAACACTCTAATTTACGAAGCACATGTTCAAGGTTTGACTGCAAAGAATGAAGAGATTCCCGCCAACGAACGCGGTACATATAAAGCACTTGGCCATCCCAGCACGATTGCGCATCTAAAGAAATTAGGCGTTACCGCACTTGAACTTCTGCCAATTCATTCTTATCTAACCGAACCATCAATCTGGGACCGTGGCCGCAAAAACCATTGGGGCTATAACGCAATTGCCTTTAGCGCACCGCATGGCGCATACGCGGCAACAGCAGATCCGATTTCAGAGTTACAAGAAGCTGTTGATCGCTTACATGAGAACGATATTGAGGTAATTCTCGATGTCGTTTACAACCACACCGCTGAAGGTGGAGTCGGTGGACCAACGTTATCTTTTAAAGGTATCGACAATAAAGCTTGGTATCGCCAAGATGGCCAAGGCAATTACATCGATGTCACCGGATGCGGAAATACCTTAGCCAGCAGTAATCCACATGCGGTGCGACATATTGTTGATTCACTTCGTTGGTGGGTTGAAGTAATTGGCGTAGATGGCTTTCGATTTGATTTAGCAGCAGCGTTGTACACCAGCCACAGCGCATTTAACTCATCGCTGATGTCGGCTATCGAAGCAGATTCAGTTTTACGTAACTTTAAGATGATCGCTGAGCCTTGGGATGTAACTCGCTATTCGCTAGGTGATTTCCCGCATCCGTGGCGCGAGTGGAACGATGCTTATCGCGACTCGGTACGTCAATTCTGGTTAGGTGATTTAGCGCGCGGTTACGGCGAAGGCGTTGCTGATATTGCATCGCGCATCAGTGGCTCAAGCGATATTTTCTATTATCGCGGGCCAACTTCATCAATTAACTTCATCACCGCACATGATGGCTTTACCTTGGCCGACTTAGTTATGTACCAAGATAAACATAATGGCCCGAATCAAGAAGATAGCAAAGATGGCCATAACGACAACCGCTCTTGGAATCTCGGCGTTGAAGGTCCTAGCAATGATCCTTTGGTTAAAGCTCACCGTCATCAATTGAAGAAATCAATGATGGCAACGCTGCTTCTCTCTTCAGGTGTGCCGATGATGACTATGGGCGATGAAATTGGTCGTACTCAAAACGGTTCAAATAATGGTTACTCATTGCCACGAGATATGAACCCGCTTATGGAAGATAGCGAAGCAAACTTCCTGGGTGGTTGGGCAAATAAGTGGAAGTTAAATGAAGAAGAATCTGATCTCTTTGATGCAGTCTCTGAACTTGCCCATATTCGTAAGCAGTACCTAGAAGGTGTGGCACACGAATTCTTTACCGGCACAGTTGATGCCGGAACAAAACGAAAAGATATTGCGTGGTTCTCACTTGGCGGTCATGAGATGCATGAAGACCACTGGCAAGATGGCGAAAAGCGCAGCCTGACAGTATTTATTGAAGCTGGTTCAGAGCGCGGTTTGCTGTTACTGCTTAACTCTTCTAAATCAGAGACACCATTTACCTTGCCCGATGAAAACTGGGGACACTCATTCCGCAGAATCTTCGATGCCGCAACACCAGTGCAAACACACGAACCGATCATTCGTCCGCCCGCCAGCAAAGTAGATGTGGCGGCGCATTGTGCGCAGGTGTGGCTAGTAACACGCAATTAA
- a CDS encoding SGNH/GDSL hydrolase family protein — MSAPLTFAVIGDSAASGVGDSDGHGNNLGWSYHLAKSFQEPLIFINASRPGARSAEVLEEQLPKILLHNPDLVAVVVGGNDLLRSNFNPQKFAENLRKTLLELVSRGCTIMLLELHDPTKIVPMPYLIGRICRRRVAAVNASTRALGKTFGAVLMETRSLQDIYAREKWHVDRMHPSKLGHQFIAAQYANLLTHRGYEIGEVKIDPVNNRSRRDSIIWMLRNGTPWFLKRSVDLLPGLILLSAAELIFIIRQKFAGLVSQFKGLQGKISPCSQPTLSPSAPHLQMVEQTLQSGLTPQMPSSSASSMRPMAS, encoded by the coding sequence ATGAGCGCGCCGCTTACCTTTGCTGTGATCGGCGATAGCGCGGCATCCGGTGTTGGAGATTCTGACGGCCATGGTAACAACCTAGGCTGGAGTTATCACCTAGCTAAATCATTTCAAGAACCGCTGATCTTTATCAATGCATCTCGCCCGGGTGCAAGGTCAGCTGAAGTATTGGAAGAGCAACTTCCAAAAATTTTGCTCCATAACCCGGATTTAGTAGCAGTTGTTGTAGGTGGCAATGATCTTTTGCGCAGCAACTTCAACCCACAGAAGTTTGCAGAGAACTTGCGAAAGACTTTGCTAGAACTTGTATCTAGAGGTTGCACGATTATGTTGCTTGAACTTCATGATCCAACCAAGATCGTGCCTATGCCATATCTAATTGGGCGAATCTGCCGTCGCAGAGTTGCCGCGGTAAATGCATCTACAAGAGCCCTTGGCAAAACTTTTGGAGCAGTACTGATGGAGACTCGCTCGTTGCAGGATATTTATGCGCGCGAGAAATGGCACGTAGATCGTATGCATCCCAGCAAATTAGGCCATCAATTTATCGCTGCACAATATGCCAACCTCTTAACTCATCGTGGTTATGAGATCGGTGAAGTAAAGATCGATCCCGTAAATAACCGGAGCCGTCGCGATTCAATTATCTGGATGTTGAGGAATGGCACTCCATGGTTTTTAAAGCGCAGCGTCGATCTGCTACCTGGGCTTATTTTGCTGAGCGCTGCTGAGCTAATCTTCATAATTCGCCAGAAATTTGCAGGTCTAGTTTCCCAATTTAAAGGCTTGCAGGGCAAGATAAGTCCATGCTCCCAGCCGACCCTCTCACCCTCGGCGCCACACTTACAGATGGTGGAGCAAACTTTGCAATCTGGTCTAACGCCGCAGATGCCATCGAGCTCTGCCTCTTCAATGAGGCCAATGGCAAGTTAG